The following proteins are co-located in the Candidatus Competibacteraceae bacterium genome:
- the murC gene encoding UDP-N-acetylmuramate--L-alanine ligase: MNIPEAWRDMRRIRHIHFVGIGGAGMSGIAEVLLNLGYDVSGSDLRVSTVTARLERLGATIHQGHAAAHIAGCDAVVISSAVAEDNPEVMAARAARIPVVPRAEMLAELMRFRYGIAVAGTHGKTTTTSLITSLLAEGGLDPTFVIGGRLNSAGANARLGAGRYLVAEADESDASFLFLQPMLAVVTNIDADHLATYGGDFERLCEAFVEFLHHLPFYGLAVLCADDPQVRSILPRLSRPALTYGTGEDCDARASDIVQEGLRTRFLAHLPGLSAPLPVTLNLPGRHSVLNALAAIAVARELGVAETAIRRALLNFQGIGRRFQQHGELALPGGGCVTLMDDYGHHPREIQAVLEAVRGAWPQRRLVLAFQPHRFSRTRDLFDDFAQVLSGVDTLILLDVYPAGEKPIAGADGRGLSRAIRVRGKVDPVFVEQTADLPAVLPGLLGDGDLLLMMGAGDIGAMAAQLGRDGLPV, translated from the coding sequence ATGAACATTCCCGAAGCGTGGCGCGACATGCGCCGGATCCGTCACATTCACTTCGTGGGCATCGGCGGGGCCGGCATGAGCGGTATCGCCGAGGTGCTGTTGAATCTGGGTTACGACGTGTCCGGTTCCGACCTGCGCGTCAGTACGGTCACCGCGCGCTTGGAACGCTTGGGCGCGACCATCCACCAGGGCCATGCCGCCGCGCATATCGCGGGTTGCGACGCAGTGGTGATCTCCAGTGCGGTGGCCGAGGACAACCCCGAGGTGATGGCGGCGCGGGCGGCGCGCATCCCGGTGGTGCCGCGCGCCGAGATGCTGGCCGAACTGATGCGTTTCCGCTACGGCATCGCCGTGGCCGGAACCCACGGCAAGACCACCACCACCAGCCTGATCACCAGTCTGCTGGCCGAGGGTGGGCTGGACCCGACCTTCGTGATCGGGGGGCGGCTGAACAGCGCTGGAGCCAACGCCCGGCTCGGTGCTGGCCGCTACCTGGTGGCCGAGGCCGACGAAAGCGACGCTTCGTTCCTGTTCTTGCAGCCGATGCTGGCGGTGGTGACCAATATCGACGCCGATCACTTGGCCACCTACGGCGGCGATTTCGAGCGGTTGTGTGAAGCCTTCGTCGAGTTCCTGCACCACCTGCCGTTTTACGGACTGGCGGTGTTGTGCGCCGACGATCCGCAGGTGCGCTCGATCCTGCCGCGGTTGAGTCGACCGGCCCTGACCTACGGTACCGGCGAGGATTGCGACGCCCGCGCCAGCGATATCGTGCAGGAAGGATTGCGCACCCGCTTCCTGGCGCACCTGCCCGGCCTGAGCGCGCCGCTGCCGGTCACTTTGAACCTGCCGGGCCGGCATAGCGTGTTGAACGCGCTGGCGGCGATTGCGGTGGCCCGTGAACTCGGAGTGGCGGAAACCGCCATCCGCCGCGCGCTACTGAATTTCCAGGGCATTGGTCGGCGTTTCCAGCAGCACGGCGAACTGGCCTTGCCCGGTGGCGGGTGCGTGACGCTGATGGACGATTACGGTCACCATCCGAGGGAGATTCAGGCGGTGCTGGAAGCGGTGCGTGGCGCCTGGCCGCAACGGCGGCTGGTGCTGGCCTTTCAGCCGCATCGCTTCAGCCGTACCCGCGATCTGTTCGACGATTTCGCCCAGGTGCTGTCCGGGGTGGATACGCTGATTCTGTTGGACGTGTATCCCGCCGGGGAAAAACCGATCGCCGGCGCCGATGGCCGCGGCCTGAGCCGGGCGATCCGGGTGCGCGGCAAGGTCGATCCGGTCTTCGTCGAACAAACCGCCGATTTGCCGGCGGTACTCCCCGGCCTGCTGGGCGACGGCGACCTGCTGCTAATGATGGGAGCCGGCGATATCGGGGCCATGGCGGCGCAACTGGGTCGCGACGGTCTGCCGGTTTAG
- a CDS encoding D-alanine--D-alanine ligase produces the protein MQQIQQRTASGPAEFGKVAVLMGGWSAERAVSLRSGQAVLAALRARGVDAHGIDADREILRVLSDGGFDRVFIVLHGRGGEDGVIQGALEILGLPYTGSGVLASALGMDKLRTKQVWQGAGLPTPPWRLAESVAELADAARELGLPLAVKPAREGSSIGISRVDAPEQFQAAWEQAAACDSLVLVEPWIQGQEYTGALLGDEALPLIRLETPRAFYDYEAKYHANDTRYLCPCGLPEPREAELQALVRQAFAAVDGTGWGRVDVMVDAEGQPWLLEVNTVPGMTDHSLVPMAARVAGLDFEDLVWRILETSLARLD, from the coding sequence ATGCAACAGATACAACAACGGACGGCGAGCGGACCGGCGGAGTTTGGCAAGGTCGCGGTGCTGATGGGCGGCTGGTCGGCGGAGCGGGCGGTGTCCCTTAGAAGTGGTCAGGCGGTGCTGGCGGCGCTGCGGGCGCGCGGCGTGGACGCCCACGGTATCGACGCCGACCGCGAGATCTTGCGGGTGTTGTCCGACGGCGGTTTCGACCGGGTTTTTATCGTCCTGCACGGACGTGGTGGCGAGGATGGCGTCATTCAGGGGGCGTTAGAGATTCTGGGCCTACCTTATACCGGTAGCGGCGTACTGGCTTCGGCGCTGGGGATGGACAAGCTGCGCACCAAGCAGGTCTGGCAAGGCGCGGGCCTGCCAACGCCGCCCTGGCGGTTGGCGGAGAGCGTGGCGGAACTGGCGGATGCCGCGCGGGAGCTGGGTTTGCCGCTGGCGGTGAAGCCGGCTCGCGAGGGCTCCAGCATCGGTATTAGCCGGGTCGATGCCCCGGAGCAGTTCCAGGCCGCCTGGGAACAGGCCGCCGCCTGCGATTCGCTGGTACTGGTGGAGCCGTGGATTCAAGGCCAGGAGTACACCGGCGCGCTGCTGGGCGACGAGGCATTGCCGCTGATCCGGTTGGAAACGCCCCGCGCTTTCTACGACTACGAGGCCAAGTACCACGCCAACGACACCCGCTATCTCTGTCCCTGCGGCCTGCCCGAACCGCGGGAAGCGGAATTGCAAGCCTTGGTGCGGCAGGCTTTCGCCGCGGTGGACGGTACCGGCTGGGGTCGGGTCGATGTGATGGTGGATGCCGAGGGTCAACCCTGGTTGTTGGAAGTCAACACCGTACCCGGCATGACCGATCACAGCTTGGTCCCCATGGCGGCGCGGGTGGCCGGACTCGATTTCGAGGATTTGGTCTGGCGGATTTTGGAGACCAGTCTGGCGCGGCTGGACTGA
- a CDS encoding cell division protein FtsQ/DivIB has translation MKLPLRWLGVALVLAAVGFGARFANEKLREPGAFPLRQVRIEGELRNLAEEDLQPVVRDYLGQNFFNADLDALHAALATNPWVEEIAVRRGWPDTIEIALRERIAFGYWGEREMVDVNGHRFQPAEIRQPGPWPRLTGPDGHEKDLIGTYQQVRALLDPVGLKLVKLVQDERRAWWLTFDSGLEVYMGREQFERRLQRLARVYPRLLAAQAERIAVVDLRYVNGFAVRWKTGSPNPTAG, from the coding sequence TTGAAGTTGCCGTTGCGCTGGCTGGGCGTGGCGTTGGTACTGGCGGCGGTGGGTTTCGGCGCGCGGTTCGCGAACGAGAAATTGCGTGAACCCGGCGCGTTTCCGTTACGCCAGGTCCGTATCGAGGGCGAGCTGCGCAACCTGGCCGAGGAGGATTTGCAACCTGTCGTGCGCGACTATCTGGGTCAGAACTTTTTCAACGCCGATCTGGACGCCTTGCACGCGGCGTTGGCGACCAATCCCTGGGTTGAGGAAATCGCGGTGCGACGCGGATGGCCCGACACCATCGAAATCGCACTGCGCGAGCGCATCGCCTTCGGATACTGGGGCGAGCGGGAAATGGTGGACGTGAATGGTCACCGATTCCAACCGGCGGAGATTCGTCAACCGGGCCCCTGGCCGCGGCTGACCGGGCCGGACGGGCATGAAAAGGACTTGATCGGGACCTACCAACAGGTACGTGCCCTGCTAGACCCGGTCGGACTGAAGCTGGTGAAGCTGGTGCAGGACGAACGGCGGGCCTGGTGGTTGACCTTCGACTCCGGTCTGGAGGTGTATATGGGGCGCGAGCAATTCGAACGGCGGTTACAGCGGCTGGCGCGGGTTTATCCGCGCCTACTGGCCGCCCAGGCCGAGCGGATCGCGGTGGTGGATTTGCGTTATGTCAATGGCTTCGCCGTGCGTTGGAAGACCGGATCACCGAATCCGACGGCGGGCTAG
- the ftsA gene encoding cell division protein FtsA, whose protein sequence is MSRKEDKNLIVGLDIGTSKVVVIVGEVGLDGAIEVVGIGTHPSRGLKKGVVVNIESTVRSIQHAVDEAERMAGCQIHSVYTGISGSHIRGLNSHGVTAIKNQEATPEDVDRVMEAARVVAIPADQKILHILPQEFIIDGQEGIQDPVGMSGVRLEARVHIVTGAVSAAQNIVKCVQRCGLEVDDVILQQMASSRAVLNPDEKELGVCLIDIGGGTTDLAVFTHGAISHTSVIPIAGDQVTNDIAVAFRTPTQSAEDIKLGHACCLKQLTRPEQQIDVASVGDRAARTLSRRALAEVVEPRYEEFFELAREELQRSGFENLIAAGVVLSGGSSRMEGVVELAEEVFHMPVRLGLPHDVTGLEDVLCNPIYSTAVGLLLFGNENRRLTRLGPTSRVGHKGLWTRMKNWFQGNF, encoded by the coding sequence ATGTCCAGGAAAGAAGACAAGAATTTGATTGTCGGACTCGATATCGGCACCTCGAAAGTGGTGGTCATCGTCGGCGAAGTCGGCCTGGATGGGGCCATCGAGGTGGTCGGCATCGGCACGCATCCCTCGCGGGGCCTGAAGAAAGGCGTGGTCGTCAACATCGAGTCGACCGTGCGTTCGATCCAGCATGCGGTGGACGAAGCCGAACGAATGGCGGGTTGCCAGATTCATTCGGTCTATACCGGCATTTCCGGTAGCCACATCCGCGGGCTCAATTCGCACGGCGTGACGGCCATCAAGAACCAGGAGGCCACGCCGGAAGACGTCGATCGAGTGATGGAAGCCGCGCGGGTGGTGGCGATTCCGGCCGACCAGAAGATCCTGCATATCCTGCCGCAGGAGTTCATTATCGACGGTCAGGAAGGCATCCAGGACCCGGTCGGCATGTCCGGAGTGCGGCTGGAGGCGCGAGTGCATATCGTCACCGGCGCGGTCAGCGCCGCCCAGAATATCGTCAAGTGCGTGCAGCGCTGCGGCTTGGAGGTGGACGACGTCATCCTGCAGCAGATGGCTTCCAGCCGGGCGGTGCTGAACCCGGACGAAAAGGAACTGGGCGTCTGCCTGATCGATATCGGTGGTGGCACCACCGACCTGGCGGTGTTCACCCACGGCGCGATCAGCCACACCAGCGTGATTCCGATCGCCGGCGATCAGGTCACCAACGATATCGCCGTCGCGTTCCGCACGCCGACCCAGTCGGCCGAGGACATCAAGCTCGGACATGCCTGTTGCCTCAAGCAGCTGACGCGACCCGAGCAGCAGATCGATGTGGCCAGTGTCGGCGATCGGGCGGCGCGGACCCTGTCGCGTCGCGCCCTGGCCGAAGTGGTCGAGCCGCGCTACGAGGAATTTTTCGAGCTGGCTCGGGAAGAACTGCAACGCAGCGGTTTCGAGAACCTGATCGCCGCCGGTGTGGTGCTGAGCGGTGGCAGCTCCAGGATGGAAGGCGTCGTGGAACTCGCCGAGGAAGTCTTTCATATGCCGGTGCGCTTGGGCCTGCCGCATGACGTGACCGGTCTGGAGGATGTGCTTTGCAACCCTATTTACTCCACGGCGGTGGGGTTGTTGCTGTTCGGTAATGAGAACCGCCGGCTGACCCGCCTGGGTCCGACATCGCGAGTGGGCCACAAGGGGCTGTGGACCCGCATGAAAAACTGGTTTCAGGGAAATTTCTAG
- the ftsZ gene encoding cell division protein FtsZ encodes MFELMETKSESAVIKVIGVGGGGSNAVHHMLSANIEGVDFICANTDAQALKSCSVPVTLQMGVNITKGLGAGANPEVGRQAAQEDCERIKEVLQGADMVFITAGMGGGTGTGAAPVVAQLAREMGVLTVAVVTKPFPFEGKRRMEVAMQGIRELSETVDSLITIPNEKLLTVLGKSASLLDAFKAANDVLLGAVQGIAELITRPGMINVDFADVRTVMSEMGMAMMGTGRAVGDGRAREAAEAAIASPLLENVNLAGAKGLLVNITSGMDVTIGEFDEVGNTIKELASEDANVVVGMAVDPEMHNELRVTIVATGIGQGVPSKQVSGSRERESAIPPFKLVQRMGDGDPHSSRHDRPASRQKAVGDGLSEGGRIDADHLDYLDIPAFLRRQAD; translated from the coding sequence ATGTTTGAACTGATGGAAACCAAGTCGGAAAGCGCCGTGATTAAGGTGATTGGAGTCGGTGGTGGCGGCAGCAATGCCGTACATCACATGCTGAGCGCCAACATCGAAGGGGTGGATTTTATCTGCGCCAATACCGACGCGCAGGCACTCAAGTCCTGCTCGGTACCGGTGACTTTGCAGATGGGCGTCAATATCACCAAGGGTTTGGGCGCGGGTGCCAACCCGGAGGTCGGCCGACAGGCCGCGCAGGAAGACTGCGAGCGGATTAAAGAGGTGCTGCAAGGAGCCGACATGGTGTTCATCACCGCCGGCATGGGCGGTGGCACCGGCACCGGAGCCGCGCCGGTGGTGGCGCAACTGGCCCGGGAGATGGGCGTGCTGACCGTGGCGGTGGTGACCAAGCCCTTTCCCTTCGAGGGTAAGAGGCGCATGGAAGTGGCCATGCAGGGGATCCGCGAACTGAGCGAGACCGTGGACTCGCTCATTACCATCCCCAACGAGAAGTTGCTGACGGTTCTGGGCAAGAGCGCCAGCCTGCTCGACGCGTTCAAGGCGGCAAACGATGTGTTGCTGGGCGCGGTGCAGGGCATCGCCGAATTGATCACCCGGCCGGGCATGATCAACGTGGATTTTGCCGATGTGCGCACCGTCATGTCCGAGATGGGCATGGCCATGATGGGCACCGGCCGGGCGGTCGGCGACGGCCGCGCCCGCGAAGCGGCCGAGGCGGCGATCGCCAGCCCCTTGTTGGAGAACGTCAACCTGGCCGGCGCCAAGGGTCTGCTGGTCAATATCACCTCGGGCATGGATGTGACCATTGGCGAGTTCGACGAGGTGGGCAACACCATCAAGGAGTTGGCTTCCGAGGATGCCAACGTGGTGGTCGGCATGGCGGTCGATCCAGAGATGCATAACGAACTACGGGTCACCATTGTCGCCACGGGTATCGGCCAGGGCGTTCCGTCCAAGCAGGTCAGCGGTTCCCGCGAGCGGGAGTCGGCGATTCCACCCTTCAAGCTGGTGCAGCGGATGGGGGATGGCGACCCGCATTCTTCTCGTCATGATCGGCCCGCCAGCCGACAGAAAGCGGTCGGCGACGGTCTGAGCGAGGGCGGGCGGATTGATGCCGATCATCTGGATTATCTGGATATCCCCGCCTTTCTACGTCGGCAAGCCGATTGA
- a CDS encoding UDP-3-O-acyl-N-acetylglucosamine deacetylase: MIRQRTLKNVIRATGVGLHTGDKVYLTLRPAAPDAGIVFRRVDLPEPIEIKACPGNVGDTQLSTSLVKDKARIATVEHLLSAFAGLGIDNAYVDVSAAEVPIMDGSAGPFVFLIQSAGIQEQNAPKRFIRIKRPVVVEEGDKWARFDPFDGFKVEFTIAFDHPLFKGRNQHAVVDFSTTSFVKEVSRARTFGFMRDLEYLRERRLALGGTLDNAIVVDDYRILNEDGLRYEDEFVKHKILDAIGDLYLLGRSLIGAFTGYKSGHALNNRLLRALLAESAAWEEVTFNDERQSPICYLQPAQVTR, encoded by the coding sequence GTGATTAGGCAACGAACCTTGAAGAATGTCATTCGGGCGACCGGCGTCGGCCTGCATACCGGCGATAAGGTCTATTTGACGTTGCGGCCCGCGGCGCCCGATGCTGGCATTGTGTTCCGGCGGGTCGACCTGCCCGAACCGATCGAGATCAAGGCTTGCCCCGGTAATGTCGGCGATACCCAACTGTCTACTTCGCTGGTCAAGGACAAGGCCCGCATTGCCACGGTCGAGCATCTGCTGTCGGCATTCGCGGGTTTGGGCATCGACAACGCCTATGTGGATGTCAGTGCCGCCGAAGTGCCGATCATGGACGGCAGCGCCGGTCCCTTTGTTTTCCTGATCCAGTCGGCGGGCATCCAGGAGCAGAACGCACCCAAGCGCTTCATCCGCATCAAGCGGCCGGTGGTGGTTGAGGAGGGCGATAAATGGGCGCGCTTCGACCCCTTCGATGGTTTCAAGGTCGAGTTCACCATCGCTTTCGACCATCCGTTGTTCAAGGGCCGCAACCAGCACGCCGTAGTGGATTTCTCCACCACCTCGTTCGTGAAGGAAGTCAGTCGGGCGCGCACCTTTGGGTTCATGCGCGATCTGGAGTATCTGCGCGAGCGGCGGCTGGCGCTGGGCGGCACGCTGGACAACGCCATCGTGGTGGACGATTACCGTATCCTTAACGAAGATGGTTTGCGTTACGAGGATGAGTTCGTCAAGCACAAGATTCTGGACGCCATCGGCGACTTGTATCTGCTGGGCCGCAGCCTGATCGGTGCCTTTACCGGTTACAAATCCGGGCACGCGCTGAATAACCGGTTGCTGCGCGCGCTGCTGGCCGAAAGCGCCGCCTGGGAAGAGGTGACCTTCAACGACGAACGGCAATCGCCGATTTGCTACCTGCAGCCAGCGCAGGTGACCCGCTGA
- a CDS encoding lasso peptide isopeptide bond-forming cyclase codes for MGAIFGIYHRTGRKVARGDLETMSASLQHRGADAAGVWYRGACGLGARLRFTTPESVFEQPPRTEDTAPFVIACDARLDNVEALTGLLDLPLGQVADSWIIVEAYKKWGWGCVEHLLGDFAFALYDIVEDLFFCARDHFGVKPFYYVLSAEHFGFASEPKALFASGLVTLEIDESKTADYLLRNLHDKENTFYNHVLRLPPAHSLIVGRHTAEKRQYWRLTLLETQTPSTDQEYAERFREIFTEAVRCRLRSAFPVGTFLSGGLDSSAVTLVAQRLLAQADAALPLPVFSAIFPDVPASDESRWIDIVLKENALLEERLDPHYFRADQVGALNAHEAILFHLDEPCAAANLYHTWGILELARKAGVRVMLTGHDGDTVVSHGFAYLTELALAEKWDQLTEELSQAAEHLALYGNVRRALLRTYVQPCLGVLWRDLKIAQALRTLAALHRYFGLSRREMIQMILNLLLPASVRQALRRLRRRGVSADVTEVNAAFRQSPVFRQRQAAGYAWTILPRTVGEDHQRGLNAGIMTAAFEAIDKVSAAFGIECRHPFFDKRLVEFCLALPREQKIRDGWTRLVLRNAMSGILPEAIQWRPGKSNLGHNFARSLLPNQALVDAILSEKNPRFEQYWDIETLKRTAQRYFIQPTEGDAITLFLAVGFATWCRSIINPLRKDTPC; via the coding sequence TTGGGCGCTATTTTTGGAATCTATCATCGGACCGGGCGCAAGGTCGCACGCGGCGATCTCGAAACAATGTCTGCATCGTTGCAGCATCGGGGCGCTGATGCGGCGGGGGTATGGTATCGTGGTGCCTGCGGGCTAGGGGCGCGGTTACGCTTCACCACCCCAGAGTCAGTTTTTGAGCAGCCCCCCCGGACAGAGGACACCGCACCGTTCGTCATCGCCTGTGACGCGCGTCTGGACAATGTCGAGGCGCTGACTGGGCTGCTGGATCTGCCGCTGGGGCAGGTCGCGGATAGCTGGATAATCGTCGAGGCATACAAAAAATGGGGGTGGGGGTGCGTTGAACATCTACTTGGCGACTTCGCCTTCGCGCTTTATGATATCGTCGAAGACCTCTTCTTTTGTGCAAGGGACCACTTCGGTGTCAAGCCGTTCTATTACGTCCTGTCTGCTGAACACTTTGGCTTTGCTTCGGAACCAAAGGCACTGTTCGCATCTGGGCTTGTCACTCTGGAGATCGATGAGAGTAAGACAGCGGATTATTTGCTGCGAAACCTGCACGACAAAGAAAACACTTTTTACAACCATGTCCTTCGCCTCCCGCCTGCGCACTCGCTGATCGTCGGCAGGCATACGGCGGAGAAACGGCAGTACTGGCGATTGACGCTGCTGGAGACGCAGACACCTTCCACCGATCAGGAATATGCAGAGCGATTTCGCGAGATCTTTACCGAAGCGGTCCGCTGCCGACTCCGCTCCGCCTTCCCTGTCGGTACATTCCTCAGCGGCGGGTTAGACTCCTCTGCGGTGACCTTGGTCGCCCAGAGGCTGCTTGCTCAGGCGGATGCTGCCCTGCCGCTGCCCGTCTTTTCGGCGATCTTTCCCGATGTCCCCGCTTCCGACGAGAGCCGTTGGATCGATATTGTCCTCAAAGAGAATGCTCTCCTTGAGGAAAGGTTGGACCCGCATTATTTCCGAGCAGATCAGGTGGGGGCGCTCAACGCCCATGAGGCGATTTTGTTCCACTTGGACGAACCTTGTGCTGCCGCGAACCTGTATCACACTTGGGGAATACTCGAACTCGCCCGGAAAGCGGGGGTCCGCGTGATGCTGACGGGGCATGACGGTGATACGGTGGTCTCTCACGGGTTTGCCTATCTGACGGAACTGGCGTTGGCGGAGAAGTGGGATCAGCTCACCGAGGAACTAAGCCAAGCTGCCGAACATCTCGCCCTGTACGGCAATGTGCGGCGCGCTCTGCTGCGGACGTATGTGCAGCCATGCCTGGGGGTGCTGTGGAGAGATTTGAAAATCGCCCAAGCGCTGCGCACCCTCGCTGCCCTGCACCGGTATTTCGGGCTGTCGCGCCGAGAAATGATCCAAATGATCCTTAATCTCCTGTTGCCCGCTTCCGTCCGCCAGGCGCTGCGACGCCTGCGACGGCGGGGCGTAAGCGCCGACGTTACGGAGGTGAACGCCGCGTTTCGACAAAGTCCGGTTTTTCGGCAGCGTCAAGCGGCGGGGTATGCTTGGACCATCTTGCCCCGCACGGTGGGCGAGGACCATCAGCGCGGGCTAAACGCGGGTATCATGACCGCCGCATTTGAGGCGATAGATAAGGTCAGCGCCGCGTTCGGCATCGAATGCCGCCATCCTTTCTTCGACAAACGGCTGGTCGAATTCTGCCTAGCGCTGCCCAGAGAGCAGAAAATCAGAGACGGCTGGACGCGGCTGGTGCTGCGAAATGCGATGTCGGGTATCCTGCCGGAAGCAATCCAGTGGCGACCCGGCAAATCCAACCTCGGTCACAATTTCGCTCGCAGCCTTCTGCCCAATCAGGCTCTTGTCGACGCTATCCTGTCCGAAAAGAACCCCCGTTTTGAGCAGTACTGGGATATCGAAACCCTGAAGCGGACCGCGCAGCGTTATTTCATCCAGCCAACGGAGGGTGATGCAATCACCCTTTTCCTTGCGGTGGGCTTTGCGACTTGGTGCCGCTCCATCATCAACCCGCTCCGGAAAGATACGCCGTGTTGA
- a CDS encoding PqqD family protein, producing MTPVPSSPLLTRNPNLVAADIDGDLVMMSVEQGEYFGITGVGSRVWKLLATPTTVADITRVICAEYAVEEAQCQADMQGFVEELIQLGLVSAA from the coding sequence ATGACTCCTGTCCCCTCCAGCCCCCTTCTCACCCGTAACCCCAACCTGGTCGCCGCGGACATCGACGGCGATTTGGTGATGATGAGCGTCGAGCAGGGCGAGTACTTCGGCATCACCGGCGTCGGTTCCCGGGTCTGGAAACTGCTGGCCACGCCGACCACCGTCGCCGACATTACCCGCGTGATTTGCGCCGAGTATGCTGTGGAAGAAGCCCAGTGCCAGGCCGACATGCAGGGCTTTGTCGAGGAGCTGATCCAGCTCGGTCTGGTATCGGCGGCTTGA
- a CDS encoding lasso peptide biosynthesis B2 protein, producing the protein MWRTLQRKTLSFLRQPRFTQLWLIPLWLLLGLSKAVIFTVSFRRLAPRLGTAVGVASWVPVLVPAQEARALQIGRAVCLAARYTPWNSNCFPQAVAARLLLGLYHIPYALYFGLMRDPETREFKAHAWIAAGRVRVMGNESFSQFTVVGCFVAPELVRR; encoded by the coding sequence GTGTGGCGCACGCTCCAACGCAAGACCCTTAGCTTCCTCCGCCAACCGCGTTTCACCCAACTCTGGCTGATTCCGCTCTGGCTACTTCTCGGCCTGAGCAAAGCCGTTATCTTCACGGTCTCCTTCCGCCGCCTGGCCCCGCGTCTGGGCACGGCGGTCGGCGTGGCGTCCTGGGTGCCGGTGCTGGTTCCCGCTCAGGAAGCCCGCGCCTTGCAGATCGGTCGGGCCGTGTGCCTGGCCGCTCGTTACACCCCGTGGAACTCCAACTGCTTCCCGCAGGCCGTGGCCGCCCGGTTGCTGCTGGGCCTGTACCACATTCCCTATGCCCTCTACTTCGGGCTGATGCGCGATCCCGAAACCAGGGAGTTCAAAGCCCACGCCTGGATCGCCGCCGGACGGGTGCGGGTCATGGGCAACGAAAGCTTCAGCCAGTTCACGGTGGTCGGCTGCTTCGTCGCCCCCGAGCTGGTCAGGCGCTGA